Proteins co-encoded in one Lagopus muta isolate bLagMut1 chromosome 25, bLagMut1 primary, whole genome shotgun sequence genomic window:
- the RPL23 gene encoding 60S ribosomal protein L23: MSKRGRGGSSGAKFRISLGLPVGAVINCADNTGAKNLYIISVKGIKGRLNRLPAAGVGDMVMATVKKGKPELRKKVHPAVVIRQRKSYRRKDGVFLYFEDNAGVIVNNKGEMKGSAITGPVAKECADLWPRIASNAGSIA, translated from the exons ATGTCGAAGCGAG GACGCGGAGGTTCCTCCGGAGCGAAGTTCCGCATCTCCCTCGGTCTCCCCGTGGGAGCCGTGATTAACTGCGCTGATAACACCG GTGCCAAGAATCTGTACATCATCTCCGTGAAGGGGATCAAGGGCCGCCTGAACAGACTGCCAGCAGCTGGTGTGGGTGACATGGTGATGGCGACTGTCAAGAAGGGCAAACCGGAGCTGAGGAAGAAGG TGCACCCAGCGGTGGTAATTCGGCAGCGGAAATCGTACAGAAGAAAAGATGGGGTGTTCTTGTATTTTGAAGACAACGCGGGAGTAATAGTGAACAATAAAGGTGAAATGAAAG gTTCAGCCATCACAGGCCCTGTGGCCAAGGAGTGTGCAGATCTGTGGCCCAGGATAGCCTCCAATGCAGGAAGCATTGCGTGA
- the CWC25 gene encoding pre-mRNA-splicing factor CWC25 homolog, which translates to MGGGDLNLKKSWHPQTLRNVEKVWKAEQKYEAERKKIEELQRELQEERAREEMQRYAEDMGTVRKREEKLEWMYQGPGGMVNREEYLMGRPVDKYVFEKTEDKDAGCSNETGLLPGSIFAKSGANSVLDMANKIREDPLFMIRKREEEKKREVLNNPVKMKKIKELLQNSLDKKEKKKKKEKKKKHKKHRRRSSSSESASSDEERSKARSQKKSSSSSWKPIPSKVPGYGLQVRDSDRNHRSRSSPAAGQGRASHRHRERSRSRSTSHSPQRCTNKKSAEQSGCRGSRSPSRHSKQHSSREEKGRAGSPSPKKSYRRQHLPGYTRKISPEELERKRQEMMENAKWREEERVNNLKKHRKEEELERELEKLDSGDGKFLHHFKLESASTSTLEDRVKRNIHSLQRTPAALEKNFMQR; encoded by the exons ATGGGGGGAGGCGACTTG AACCTGAAGAAGAGCTGGCACCCCCAGACCCTGCGCAATGTGGAGAAGGTGTGGAAGGCCGAGCAGAAATATGAGGCCGAGAGGAAGAAAATCGAGGAGCTGCAgcgggagctgcaggaggaaagggCCCGAGAGGAGATGCAGCGATATGCTGAGGATATGGGCACTGTCCG gaaaagagaagaaaagttgGAGTGGATGTACCAGGGTCCTGGGGGCATGGTGAACAGGGAGGAGTATCTCATGGGTCGCCCTGTGGACAAGTATGTCTTTGAGAAGACAGAGGACAAGGATGCTGGCTGCTCCAACGAGACAGGCCTGCTCCCAGGCTCCATTTTTGCCAAGTCAGGTGCCAACTCTGTCCTGGACATGGCAAACAAAATCCGGGAGGATCCACTTTTCATGATCAG aaagagagaggaggagaagaagagagaggTTCTGAATAATCctgtaaaaatgaagaaaatcaaggAGTTG CTGCAAAACAGTTTagataaaaaggagaaaaagaagaagaaagagaagaagaagaagcacAAGAAGCACCGGCGTCGCAGCTCCAGCAGTGAAAGTGCCAGCAGTGATGAGGAGCGAAGCAAAGCCAG GTCTCAGAAGAaatccagcagctcctcctggaaACCCATTCCTTCTAAAGTGCCAGGATATGGCTTACAG GTCAGGGACTCTGACAGGAACCACAGATCTCGGAGTTCTCCAGCTGCTGGGCAGGGCAGAGCCTCCCACAGGCACCGCGAGCGCTCCAGGTCCAGGAGCACATCCCACTCCCCACAGAGATGCACGAACAAGAAGAGCGCAGAGCAATCTGGATGCAGGGGGTCGAGATCTCCTTCCAGGCACAGTAAACA ACATAGCAGTcgagaggagaaagggagagctGGAAGTCCTTCCCCCAAAAAGAGCTATCGGCGACAGCACCTTCCAGGTTACACCAG AAAGATCTCTCCAGAGGAACTGGAGCGTAAACGGCAGGAAATGATGGAAAACGCCAAGtggagggaagaggagagggTGAACAACCTCAAGAAGCACCGAAAGGAGGAGGAACTGGAGAGAGAACTGGAGAAACTCGACTCTGGGGATGGAAAGTTCTTGCA tcaCTTTAAGCTGGAAAGTGCTTCTACTTCCACTTTAGAAGATCGGGTGAAGCGGAACATCCACTCCCTTCAGAGAACTCCTGCTGCCTTGGAAAAGAACTTTATGCAGAGATGA